One Mycobacterium marseillense DNA window includes the following coding sequences:
- a CDS encoding ROK family transcriptional regulator, producing the protein MRRQIVPPALHIPDSAAASVFRAVRLRGPVGRDVIAGVTSLSIATVNRQVIALLEAGLLRERADLAVSGAIGRPRVPVEVNHEPFVTLGMHIGARTTSIVAADLFGRTLDTVETPTPRNPAGPALASLADSARRYLRRWHRRRPLWVGVAIGGTVDGATGQVDHPRLGWRQAPVGQVLADALGLPVSVASHVDAMAGAELLLGMRRFLPSSPTSLYVYARETVGYALVIGGRVHCPSSGPGTIASLPAHSELLGGTGALETTVSDEAVVAVARQQRILPFAPANRGNGPATGIADLLRVVRAGNQQAKDLLAERGRVLGEAVALLRDMLNPDELVVGGQAFTEYPEAMEQVEAAFAARSVLGPRDIRLTAFGNRVQEAGAGTVSLSGLYADPLGAMRRAGALDARLPEVTRDESSA; encoded by the coding sequence GTGCGACGGCAGATCGTGCCGCCGGCCCTGCACATCCCCGACTCCGCGGCGGCCTCCGTCTTCCGGGCGGTCCGGCTGCGCGGGCCCGTCGGCCGCGACGTCATCGCCGGCGTCACCTCGCTGAGCATCGCCACGGTCAACCGTCAGGTCATCGCGTTGCTGGAGGCCGGTCTGCTGCGGGAGCGGGCCGACCTGGCCGTCTCCGGCGCGATCGGCCGCCCGCGCGTGCCGGTGGAGGTCAACCACGAGCCGTTCGTGACGCTAGGCATGCACATCGGCGCGCGCACCACCAGCATCGTGGCCGCCGACCTGTTCGGCCGCACCCTCGACACCGTCGAGACCCCCACGCCGCGCAACCCGGCCGGGCCCGCGCTGGCGTCGCTGGCCGACAGCGCTCGCCGATATCTGCGCCGTTGGCATCGGCGGCGGCCGCTGTGGGTCGGGGTCGCCATCGGTGGCACCGTCGACGGCGCCACCGGCCAGGTGGACCACCCGCGGTTGGGCTGGCGGCAGGCGCCGGTCGGCCAGGTGCTGGCCGACGCGCTCGGCCTGCCGGTCTCGGTGGCCTCGCACGTGGACGCCATGGCCGGAGCCGAGCTGCTGCTGGGCATGCGGCGGTTCCTGCCCAGCTCGCCGACCAGCCTGTACGTCTACGCCCGCGAAACCGTCGGCTATGCGCTGGTGATCGGCGGGCGGGTGCACTGCCCGTCCAGCGGCCCGGGCACCATCGCGAGCCTGCCCGCCCACTCCGAGCTGCTCGGCGGCACCGGAGCGCTGGAAACCACCGTCAGCGACGAGGCCGTGGTGGCCGTCGCCCGCCAGCAGCGCATCCTGCCGTTCGCCCCGGCGAACCGCGGCAACGGGCCCGCCACCGGCATCGCCGACCTGTTGCGGGTGGTGCGCGCCGGCAACCAGCAGGCCAAGGATCTGCTCGCCGAGCGGGGCCGGGTGCTCGGCGAGGCGGTGGCGTTGCTGCGCGACATGCTCAACCCCGATGAGCTGGTGGTCGGCGGACAGGCGTTCACCGAATACCCCGAGGCGATGGAGCAAGTGGAGGCGGCGTTCGCCGCCCGCTCGGTGCTGGGGCCGCGCGACATCCGCCTCACCGCCTTCGGCAACCGGGTGCAGGAGGCCGGCGCGGGGACCGTGTCGCTGTCCGGGCTCTACGCCGACCCGCTGGGGGCGATGCGGCGGGCCGGGGCGCTGGACGCCCGCCTGCCAGAGGTCACCCGGGACGAGTCGTCCGCCTGA
- a CDS encoding SDR family oxidoreductase: MVKTGRNERVAVITGASSGIGAATARNLAAQGFHVVAVARRADRIHDLAEEIGGTAIVADVTDDAAVDALASKLSRVDVLVNNAGGARGLAPVVDSDLDHWRWMWETNVIGTLRVTRALLPKLIESGDGLIVTVTSVAALEVYDGGAGYTAAKHGQGALHRTLRGELLSKPVRLTEIAPGAVETEFSLVRFDGDQQRADAVYTGITPLVADDVAEVIGFVASRPAHVDLDLIVMKPRDQASASRFNRRG, from the coding sequence ATGGTTAAAACTGGCAGGAATGAACGCGTCGCGGTGATCACGGGAGCCAGCTCCGGAATCGGCGCGGCGACCGCTCGAAACCTGGCTGCACAGGGCTTTCACGTCGTCGCGGTGGCGCGCCGGGCCGACCGGATCCACGACCTGGCCGAGGAGATCGGCGGCACCGCGATTGTGGCCGATGTCACAGACGACGCCGCCGTCGACGCGCTGGCGAGCAAATTGAGCCGCGTCGACGTGCTGGTCAACAACGCCGGCGGCGCCCGCGGGCTGGCGCCGGTCGTCGATTCCGACCTCGACCACTGGCGATGGATGTGGGAGACCAACGTGATCGGCACGCTGCGGGTCACCCGCGCGTTGCTGCCCAAGCTGATCGAGTCCGGCGACGGGTTGATCGTCACCGTCACTTCCGTTGCGGCACTTGAGGTTTACGACGGTGGCGCCGGCTATACGGCGGCCAAGCACGGCCAGGGGGCGCTGCACCGCACGTTGCGGGGCGAGTTACTGAGCAAACCGGTGCGGCTGACCGAAATCGCGCCGGGGGCGGTCGAAACGGAATTCTCGCTGGTGCGCTTCGACGGCGACCAACAGCGCGCGGACGCCGTCTACACCGGCATCACCCCGTTGGTGGCCGACGACGTGGCCGAAGTGATCGGATTCGTCGCCTCGCGGCCGGCCCACGTCGATCTGGACCTGATCGTGATGAAGCCGCGCGACCAGGCGTCGGCCAGTCGCTTTAACCGCCGGGGGTAG
- a CDS encoding L,D-transpeptidase, translated as MCRGRVGGFSPVSLIFVTPSRAPRPFNRRVALATLGLGVLAPNALAACSGTSAKQAEKKEQPALQLKYQPADATRNVVPIAPVSVQVSDGWFQHVTLSNSSGKVVTGTFNQDRTVYTTSEPLGYDMTYTWSGSAVGHDGKAVPVAGKFTTVSPSKKIGGAFQLADGQTVGVAAPIILQFDAPITDKAAVERALTVTTNPPVEGSWAWLPDEAAGARAHWRTREYYPAGTTVNVDAKLYGLPFGDSAYGAEDISLNIQIGRRQVVKAEVSSHRIQVVRDEGVIMDFPCSYGEADKARNVTRNGIHVVSEKYADFYMSNPAAGYNHIHERWAVRISNNGEFIHANPASAGAQGNTNVTNGCINLSTNDAEQYYQTAIYGDPVEVTGSTIQLSYSDGDIWDWAVDWDTWVAMSALPPPTAHPPSTQIPVTAPVTPSNAPTLSGTPTTTTPATTGPATPGG; from the coding sequence ATTTGTCGCGGCCGGGTTGGTGGATTTTCCCCGGTATCTTTGATTTTCGTGACCCCGTCCCGCGCCCCGCGGCCGTTCAATCGGCGCGTGGCTTTGGCGACCCTCGGGCTCGGCGTGCTCGCTCCCAATGCCTTGGCCGCCTGCAGCGGCACCTCCGCGAAACAAGCCGAAAAGAAAGAGCAGCCGGCGCTGCAGCTGAAGTACCAGCCCGCTGACGCCACCCGCAACGTCGTGCCGATCGCCCCGGTCAGCGTCCAGGTGAGCGACGGGTGGTTTCAGCACGTCACGCTGTCGAATTCGTCGGGCAAAGTCGTCACCGGAACGTTCAACCAGGACCGGACCGTCTACACGACCTCCGAACCCCTCGGCTACGACATGACCTACACGTGGAGCGGCTCGGCCGTCGGGCACGACGGCAAGGCGGTCCCGGTCGCGGGCAAATTCACCACGGTGTCGCCCAGCAAAAAGATCGGTGGGGCGTTCCAGCTGGCCGACGGCCAGACCGTCGGCGTCGCGGCACCGATCATCCTGCAGTTCGACGCCCCGATCACCGACAAGGCCGCCGTCGAACGGGCGCTCACCGTCACCACCAATCCGCCCGTCGAGGGCAGTTGGGCCTGGCTGCCCGACGAGGCGGCCGGCGCCCGCGCGCACTGGCGCACCCGCGAGTACTACCCCGCGGGCACCACGGTCAACGTCGACGCCAAGCTCTACGGACTGCCCTTCGGCGACAGCGCGTACGGCGCCGAGGACATCTCGCTGAACATCCAGATCGGCCGCCGGCAGGTGGTCAAGGCCGAGGTCTCGTCGCACCGCATCCAGGTGGTCCGCGACGAGGGCGTCATCATGGACTTCCCGTGCAGCTACGGCGAAGCCGACAAGGCGCGCAACGTCACCCGCAACGGCATCCACGTGGTCAGCGAGAAGTACGCCGACTTCTACATGTCCAACCCGGCGGCCGGCTACAACCACATCCACGAACGCTGGGCGGTGCGGATCTCCAACAACGGCGAGTTCATCCACGCCAACCCGGCGAGCGCGGGCGCGCAGGGCAACACCAACGTCACCAACGGCTGCATCAACCTGTCCACCAACGACGCCGAGCAGTACTACCAGACGGCGATCTACGGCGACCCGGTCGAAGTCACCGGGAGCACGATCCAGCTGTCCTACTCCGACGGCGACATCTGGGACTGGGCCGTGGACTGGGACACCTGGGTGGCCATGTCCGCGTTGCCGCCGCCCACCGCGCACCCGCCGTCGACGCAGATCCCGGTCACCGCGCCGGTGACGCCGTCCAACGCGCCGACGCTGTCGGGCACCCCGACCACGACGACGCCGGCCACCACCGGCCCGGCTACCCCCGGCGGTTAA
- a CDS encoding UDP-N-acetylmuramate dehydrogenase, protein MKSSGAGSVFAGASVAESVPLAPLTTLRVGPIARRLVTCTNSDQVVATLGHLDAETRAGQGDPVLVFAGGSNLVISDTCADLTAVRLANDGITVDGNLVRAQAGAVWDDVVVTAIEHGLGGLECLSGIPGSAGATPVQNVGAYGAEVSDTLTRVRVLDRASGEARWVPGSELGFGYRTSVFKRSGGGGFETPSVVLEVEFALDPSGRSAPMRYGELAAALKVNIGERADPRAVREAVLTLRAGKGMVLDAADHDTWSVGSFFTNPVVAPDVYERLAASVGGPVPNYPAPDGVKLAAGWLVERAGFGKGYPQPGPGGSEAPCRLSTKHALALTNRGGASAEDVIALARAIRDGVRAVFGVTLIPEPVLLGCRL, encoded by the coding sequence ATGAAATCCAGCGGTGCCGGTTCGGTGTTCGCCGGCGCGTCGGTGGCCGAATCGGTGCCACTGGCGCCGCTGACGACCCTGCGGGTCGGACCGATCGCACGGCGCCTCGTCACCTGCACGAACAGCGATCAGGTCGTCGCCACGCTGGGGCACCTGGACGCCGAAACCCGTGCCGGACAAGGCGACCCGGTGCTGGTGTTCGCCGGTGGCTCCAACCTGGTGATCTCCGACACATGCGCGGACCTGACCGCCGTGCGGCTGGCCAACGACGGCATCACCGTCGACGGCAACCTGGTCCGCGCGCAGGCGGGCGCGGTGTGGGACGACGTGGTGGTCACCGCCATCGAGCACGGCCTCGGCGGGCTGGAATGCCTGTCCGGGATTCCCGGCTCGGCCGGGGCCACCCCGGTGCAGAATGTCGGGGCCTACGGCGCGGAGGTGTCCGACACCCTCACGCGGGTCCGGGTGCTCGATCGCGCCAGCGGCGAGGCGCGCTGGGTGCCGGGCAGCGAGTTGGGCTTCGGCTACCGCACCAGCGTGTTCAAACGCAGTGGCGGCGGCGGGTTCGAAACCCCTTCCGTCGTACTGGAAGTGGAATTCGCGCTGGACCCATCGGGGCGCAGCGCGCCGATGCGCTACGGGGAATTGGCGGCCGCGCTGAAGGTGAATATCGGCGAGCGCGCCGACCCGCGCGCGGTTCGCGAGGCGGTGCTGACCTTGCGGGCGGGCAAGGGCATGGTGCTCGACGCGGCCGATCACGACACCTGGAGCGTGGGTTCGTTCTTCACCAACCCGGTCGTCGCCCCCGACGTCTACGAGCGACTGGCCGCGAGCGTGGGCGGGCCCGTCCCGAACTACCCGGCTCCCGACGGTGTCAAGCTTGCCGCCGGCTGGTTGGTGGAGCGGGCCGGCTTCGGCAAGGGCTATCCGCAGCCGGGACCGGGCGGGTCCGAGGCGCCGTGCCGGTTGTCCACCAAGCACGCTCTGGCGCTGACCAACCGCGGCGGGGCCAGCGCCGAGGACGTGATAGCGCTGGCCCGCGCCATCCGCGACGGGGTCCGGGCTGTGTTTGGTGTCACACTGATCCCCGAGCCCGTCCTGCTGGGGTGCAGGCTGTAG
- a CDS encoding DUF2505 domain-containing protein yields MPRSFDLSADYDGSVDEVHRAFTDANYWRARLAGSGVDVATLESMRVGGETGDDDSVEVVTLQVIRSDKLPGMVTQLHSGDLRIRREETWGPVSDGAATGSVVGSIVDAPVNLEGTAALEPIGRTGGARLTFRATVHVRVPIIGGKLENIIGARLAELIAAEQRFTTEWIAKTA; encoded by the coding sequence ATGCCGCGTTCATTCGACTTGTCGGCCGACTACGACGGCAGCGTTGACGAGGTGCACCGGGCCTTCACCGATGCGAACTACTGGCGGGCCAGGCTGGCCGGATCCGGCGTCGACGTCGCCACGCTGGAGTCGATGCGGGTCGGCGGGGAAACCGGCGACGACGACTCCGTCGAGGTCGTCACGCTGCAGGTGATCCGCAGCGACAAGCTCCCGGGGATGGTCACCCAGTTGCACAGCGGCGACCTGCGTATCCGGCGCGAGGAGACGTGGGGACCGGTGAGCGACGGGGCGGCGACGGGTTCGGTCGTGGGCTCGATCGTGGACGCGCCGGTGAACCTGGAGGGCACCGCCGCCCTGGAGCCGATCGGGCGGACCGGCGGCGCCCGGTTGACGTTCCGGGCCACCGTCCACGTGCGTGTCCCGATCATCGGCGGCAAGTTGGAGAACATCATCGGCGCCCGACTGGCCGAGCTGATCGCCGCCGAACAGCGCTTCACCACGGAGTGGATCGCCAAAACAGCCTGA
- a CDS encoding carbon-nitrogen hydrolase family protein, with amino-acid sequence MRIALAQILSGTEPAANLQLVRDYSRRAADAGAQLVVFPEATMCRFGVPLGPIAEPLDGPWADGVRSIAAESKITVVAGMFTPSGDGRVKNTLLAAGPGDPDQPGAHYDKIHLYDAFGFTESRTVAPGREPVVITVDGVGVGLTVCYDIRFPELYTELARRGAQVIAVCASWGAGPGKLDQWTLLARARALDSMSYVVAAGQADPGAAQAERGSGAPTGVGGSLVVSPLGEVVAAAGAEPQLVVADVDVDRVAEARKAIAVLSNRSAFAQVDKAESVR; translated from the coding sequence ATGCGAATCGCCCTGGCGCAGATCCTCAGCGGCACCGAGCCCGCAGCAAATTTGCAGCTGGTGCGCGACTACAGCCGCCGCGCCGCCGACGCGGGCGCGCAACTGGTGGTGTTCCCGGAGGCGACCATGTGCCGGTTCGGTGTCCCGCTGGGACCGATCGCGGAGCCGCTCGACGGTCCCTGGGCCGACGGGGTGCGGAGCATCGCGGCCGAATCGAAGATCACCGTCGTCGCCGGCATGTTCACCCCGTCGGGTGACGGGCGGGTGAAGAACACGCTGCTCGCGGCCGGCCCGGGCGATCCCGATCAGCCCGGCGCCCACTACGACAAGATCCACCTCTACGACGCGTTCGGCTTCACCGAATCGCGCACGGTCGCGCCGGGACGCGAGCCGGTGGTGATCACGGTCGACGGCGTCGGGGTCGGATTGACCGTTTGCTACGACATCCGCTTTCCAGAGCTCTACACCGAACTGGCCCGCCGCGGCGCCCAGGTGATCGCCGTCTGCGCGTCCTGGGGCGCGGGCCCGGGCAAACTCGACCAGTGGACGCTGCTGGCCCGCGCCCGCGCGCTCGACTCGATGAGCTACGTCGTCGCCGCCGGTCAGGCGGACCCCGGTGCCGCGCAGGCGGAACGCGGATCCGGCGCACCGACCGGGGTCGGGGGAAGCCTGGTCGTTTCGCCGCTGGGCGAGGTTGTCGCGGCGGCCGGCGCGGAACCGCAGCTCGTGGTGGCCGACGTCGACGTCGACCGGGTCGCCGAGGCGCGCAAGGCCATCGCAGTCCTTAGCAACCGCTCGGCCTTTGCTCAGGTCGATAAGGCAGAATCGGTACGGTGA
- a CDS encoding DUF2993 domain-containing protein codes for MTNPQGPPNQDPSKWARPSNQGPFGQPPTERPTERISTGGPGQPPPPPPPPPPTQGPPPTQGPPPGQTERFGTPQPNMQQRGYPPPPTPPAGPTERLATQPGDDTTSGKKKRRFGRDPVSVLLIFIIVFALIIAGLIGAELYVRHVADTKVAQAVACEVKDQATASFGVTPLMLWQQATKHYTNISVQTAGNNIRDAKGMKLSLNINDVRIKDTGNSKGTIGSLDATISWTSDGIKQSVQNAIPVLGPFVTNTVTTHPADGTVELKGMLDNITAKPVVDGTGLKLQIVSFNALGFTMPKESVQSTLDDFTSNLTKNYPLGIHADSVKVTDEGVTSHFSTRNASIPAGDNNNPCFANL; via the coding sequence GTGACGAACCCACAAGGACCCCCGAACCAGGACCCGTCGAAGTGGGCCCGTCCCTCCAACCAGGGACCGTTCGGCCAGCCCCCCACGGAACGGCCCACCGAGCGGATCAGCACCGGCGGCCCGGGTCAGCCGCCCCCGCCCCCGCCCCCGCCGCCGCCCACTCAGGGGCCCCCGCCCACTCAGGGTCCCCCGCCGGGTCAGACCGAGCGGTTCGGGACGCCCCAGCCGAACATGCAGCAGCGTGGTTATCCGCCGCCGCCCACCCCGCCCGCCGGCCCGACGGAGCGGCTGGCCACCCAGCCCGGTGACGACACCACGTCGGGAAAGAAGAAGCGCCGCTTCGGCCGTGACCCGGTGTCGGTCCTGCTGATCTTCATCATCGTGTTCGCGCTGATCATCGCCGGGCTCATCGGGGCCGAGCTATACGTGCGCCACGTCGCGGACACCAAGGTCGCCCAGGCGGTGGCCTGTGAGGTCAAGGACCAGGCGACCGCGTCCTTCGGGGTGACGCCCCTGATGCTCTGGCAGCAGGCGACCAAGCACTACACCAACATCTCGGTGCAGACGGCCGGCAACAACATCCGCGATGCCAAGGGCATGAAGCTCTCGCTCAACATCAACGACGTCCGGATCAAGGACACGGGCAACTCGAAGGGCACCATCGGCTCGCTGGACGCCACCATCAGCTGGACCAGTGACGGCATCAAGCAGTCGGTGCAGAACGCGATCCCGGTTCTGGGCCCGTTCGTCACCAACACCGTGACCACGCATCCCGCCGACGGCACCGTCGAGCTGAAGGGCATGTTGGACAACATCACCGCCAAGCCGGTGGTGGATGGCACCGGGCTGAAGCTGCAAATCGTCAGCTTCAACGCGCTCGGGTTCACGATGCCCAAGGAATCCGTGCAGTCGACGCTGGACGACTTCACCTCGAACCTGACCAAGAACTACCCGCTGGGCATCCACGCGGACAGCGTGAAGGTCACCGACGAGGGTGTGACCAGCCACTTCTCGACGCGCAATGCCAGCATCCCCGCCGGCGACAACAACAATCCCTGCTTCGCCAACCTCTGA
- the deoC gene encoding deoxyribose-phosphate aldolase gives MTSHPTRAELAAFVDHTLLKPEATAADVAALVVEAAELGAYAVCVSPSMVPVAVRAGAGVRVASVAGFPSGKHVSAVKAHEAALAVAAGACEIDMVIDVGAALAGDIDAVRSDIQTVRGAVGGAVLKVIVESSALLALADERTLARVCRAAEDAGADFVKTSTGFHPTGGATAQAVALMAETVGGRLGVKASGGIRTAADALAMLDAGATRLGLSGTRAVLDGLG, from the coding sequence ATGACCAGCCACCCCACCCGGGCGGAGTTGGCGGCGTTCGTCGACCACACCCTGCTCAAACCCGAAGCCACCGCCGCCGACGTGGCCGCCCTGGTCGTCGAAGCGGCCGAACTGGGCGCGTACGCGGTCTGCGTTTCGCCGTCGATGGTTCCCGTCGCGGTGCGCGCCGGCGCGGGCGTGCGGGTGGCCAGCGTGGCGGGATTCCCGTCGGGCAAGCATGTTTCGGCGGTCAAGGCGCACGAGGCCGCCCTGGCCGTCGCCGCCGGCGCCTGCGAGATCGACATGGTCATCGACGTCGGCGCGGCGCTGGCCGGCGACATCGATGCGGTGCGCTCCGACATCCAGACGGTGCGCGGTGCTGTCGGCGGCGCCGTGCTCAAGGTGATCGTGGAGTCCTCAGCGCTGCTGGCGCTGGCCGACGAGCGCACGCTGGCGCGGGTGTGCCGCGCCGCCGAAGACGCCGGCGCGGACTTCGTCAAGACCTCGACCGGGTTTCACCCGACCGGCGGCGCGACCGCGCAGGCCGTCGCGCTGATGGCCGAGACGGTCGGGGGCCGGCTCGGCGTGAAGGCCAGCGGTGGCATCCGCACCGCCGCCGACGCGCTCGCGATGCTGGACGCCGGAGCCACCCGGCTGGGCCTTTCGGGCACCCGGGCAGTGCTCGACGGGCTCGGCTGA
- a CDS encoding DUF2599 domain-containing protein: MRVLLTALAVALVALCCPPPHAIAAPDPDPGTGAANPPAVSPPFVDRTEWVQWQGRGSLRVFPTAAGRTASRAPTSMAWADEAWAEVLALAPDADTPGMRAQFLCHWQFGELARPGKTSWNLEPWRPVVDDAEMVASDCNPGGREESFG; the protein is encoded by the coding sequence ATGAGGGTGCTGCTGACGGCGCTGGCCGTTGCGCTCGTCGCCCTGTGCTGCCCGCCGCCCCACGCGATCGCCGCGCCCGATCCCGACCCCGGCACCGGCGCGGCGAACCCGCCCGCAGTGTCCCCACCGTTTGTCGACCGCACCGAGTGGGTGCAGTGGCAGGGCCGCGGCAGCCTGCGGGTCTTCCCGACGGCGGCCGGCCGAACCGCCTCTCGCGCCCCCACGAGCATGGCGTGGGCCGACGAGGCCTGGGCCGAGGTGCTCGCCCTGGCTCCCGATGCGGACACTCCCGGGATGCGCGCGCAGTTCCTGTGCCACTGGCAGTTCGGCGAACTGGCTCGGCCCGGCAAGACCAGCTGGAACCTGGAGCCATGGCGCCCGGTCGTCGACGACGCCGAAATGGTTGCCTCCGACTGCAATCCGGGCGGTCGGGAAGAATCGTTCGGATGA
- a CDS encoding DUF2516 family protein, with translation MNHLVGTVMLVLQIAVLVTAIYAFVHAALQRPDAYTAADKLTKPVWLLILAGAVALTSILGFVFGVLGMAIAACAAGVYLVDVRPKLLEIQGKSR, from the coding sequence GTGAACCACCTCGTGGGTACCGTCATGCTGGTTTTGCAGATCGCCGTCTTGGTCACGGCGATCTACGCGTTCGTGCACGCCGCGCTCCAGCGGCCCGACGCCTACACCGCCGCCGACAAGCTGACCAAGCCCGTGTGGTTGCTGATCCTGGCCGGGGCCGTCGCCCTGACGTCGATCCTGGGGTTCGTCTTCGGCGTGCTCGGCATGGCGATCGCGGCCTGTGCGGCCGGCGTGTACCTGGTCGACGTGCGGCCCAAACTCCTGGAAATTCAGGGTAAGTCGCGCTAG
- the hbhA gene encoding heparin-binding hemagglutinin HbhA, whose protein sequence is MAENSNIEDLRAPLLAALGAADLALATVNDLIAGLRERAEETRVETRSRVEERRARLTRLQEDLPEQFTELRDKFTTDELRKAAEGYLEAATSRYNELVERGEAALQRLRSQTAFEDASARAEGYVDQAVELTQEALGTVASQTRAVGERAAKLVGIDLPGKTDTAAKKAQKAVGKAPAKKAPAKKAPAKKAPAKKAAAKKVTQK, encoded by the coding sequence ATGGCGGAAAACTCAAACATCGAAGACTTGCGGGCCCCTTTGCTCGCGGCCCTGGGCGCGGCCGACCTGGCCCTGGCCACGGTTAACGACCTGATCGCCGGCCTGCGCGAGCGCGCCGAGGAGACCCGCGTCGAAACCCGCAGCCGGGTCGAAGAGCGCCGCGCGCGCCTGACCAGGCTGCAAGAGGACCTGCCCGAGCAGTTCACCGAGCTGCGCGACAAGTTCACCACCGACGAGCTGCGCAAGGCCGCCGAGGGCTACCTGGAGGCGGCGACCAGCCGGTACAACGAGCTCGTCGAGCGCGGCGAGGCGGCCCTGCAGCGGCTGCGCAGCCAGACGGCGTTCGAGGACGCCTCCGCGCGCGCGGAGGGCTACGTCGACCAGGCCGTCGAGCTGACCCAGGAGGCTCTGGGCACCGTCGCGTCGCAGACCCGCGCCGTCGGCGAGCGTGCCGCCAAGCTGGTCGGCATCGACCTGCCCGGCAAGACCGACACGGCCGCCAAGAAGGCCCAGAAGGCCGTCGGCAAGGCGCCCGCGAAGAAGGCTCCGGCCAAGAAGGCTCCGGCCAAGAAGGCGCCCGCCAAGAAGGCGGCGGCCAAGAAGGTCACCCAGAAGTAG